The genomic stretch ACACTAAGAGTATATCTAAGAAGGAAGGGTGTGGTGTGGAGGAATTGTATATGCAAAGGCCCTGTAGTAGATATGTGTCCATTGCCTTTGAGGAGAAGCACTATGTCTAAGGGTAGACGTAATATAGATATACTCAGAGGTGACCAAGGGCATTTGAGGACCGTGTGTGCTGCATACTTAGACTCTGGTTGCTAAGCCgagcagaaaggaagagagggctgGTTCTGATGAAGGTTTGGGTGAGCAGTGGTGAGATCAGTGCTGGCTACAGAAGCAAGTGAGGAGTCAGGATGACTTACATGGTGGTCTCAGGCCCAGAAGGGTGGAGTCACGGAAACTGGGgataggaaatgggagaaagcAGGGAGATGTAGGAGAGGAACACCACTGGATGCTTTGGGTTTGATGCACGCTAAGGGAAGGTGAGTCACGAGTTAAGAGACAAAGCTTGGGGTCCAGGGACATGAGTTTCTTTGAGACGCTGGCCGCACAGTAGTTCTGGGAGGAAGTCCTGAGTTAATGTGGATGGTGCAGGGGGACTCACGGGGTGTGTATGTGGAGCATTCCAGATGAAGTCCTCCTAGGCTGTGGTGATCTGTACAGCTTTTGAGAGAGATGGGTATTTCCTGCTGCAGGGTGTTATTACCGCTGCCACAGCAAGTGCTTGAACCTCATCTCCAGACCATGTGTCAGCTCCAAGGTCAGTCACCAGGCTGAGTACGAGCTGAACATCTGCCCCGAGACCGGgctggacagccaggactaccgCTGCGCGGAGTGCCGAGCTCCCATCTCTCTCCGTGAGTGAAGGGTGGGGGTCCTCTTCCGTGCTGGGTAAGGGCAGTGCAGAACTGAGCCAGGAAGGCACCTGGTGGGTGTGTGAGAAAGATGCCCTTGGGAGAAAGGGCCTGGGGCCAGCGCAGGCCATGCACCTTGTTTTGGGGAGTGTGACCAAGGAACGTGACTGGCATTCTTTCGAGACTCATAGAAACAGGCAGCTTCTGGATGTTTCGTGACTCCTCTAGGTCTCTCCAGGGCTGGTCTCTGTTCTCCAGTGACAGTTACCACTATCAAGGGGTGCCCACAGAGACAGGGTCTAGGGGAAAACAAGGAAACCGGAAtacaaaaatcacattttatttttaaagagtcatttattttatttatgtgagtacatggttgctgtcttcagacacacccgcagagggcatcagatcccattacagatggttgtgagccaccatgtggttgctgggtttgaactcaggacctcgggaagagcagtcagtgctcttcactgctctagcccccaacaatcacattctaGAGATGGAAATTGTAACTACTAATAACTTATGGGGTTCCAACTTCAGGGGTTCTTTCTGTCTTACTATTCTGTCTGGTTTTGCAGACAGGGTTCTGAGACACTTGGTGGCCTAGGTCCTCTTGGGGAGAACCCCTAGCATAGCTTGCTCTCCACTGCAGCCTTGGTGAGGGAAGATGGACCATAGGATGTGAGTCCTTGGCTAGGGTAAAGCAGGCGTTAATCCATCCCGAATGGCTACCCTGACCTTGTCACAACCTGGTCCCCGCAGGAGGTGTGCCTAGTGAAGCCCGGCAGTGCGACTACACCGGCCAGTACTACTGCAGCCACTGCCACTGGAACGACTTGGCTGTTATCCCTGCCAGAGTAGTACACAACTGGGACTTTGAGCCACGCAAGGTTGGGTTTTGGAGATAAGGTAGTTgttggtggggaggtggggggatatTGGGGAGGGGTGTGTGCAGGAGAAGGTGGGCGTGACCAGTCCTAGCTCTGCAAGCTGGTCACTCAACTGCCTGCCCTGTAGGTGTCCCGTTGCAGCATGCGTTACTTGGCACTGATGGTGTCTCGGCCAGTGCTCCGGCTCCGGGAGATTAACCCCTTGCTGTTTAACTATGTGGAAGAACTGGTGGAGATCCGGGTGAGGCTGGGGCCCTGGTAAGGGTCCGGAGGgatttgtctccctgtgggagTGGGAGGTATGCCTCATTCACAGGCCTCTTAGCTGTTGGATCAGCAGGGTTGAAACTGTATTAAGTTCCCTAATAATCTCATTGTAGAGTAGGGTGACGTCTCATCCCTGTGATGTTAGCATTGGGAACTGGGGTAGAATGGTCACCAGTATGAGGTTAGCCTGAACTGCACAGTCAGAGCTTGTCagaaagtgtgtgcgtgtgtgtgtgtgtgtgtgcgcgcgcgtgtgtatgagagagagagagagaagagagagttaaTTTTAATTCTATCCACTAATCAATTTTCTATTTACCTCCCTACCACCTGTCTACCTAACTTACCTGAaaggctgggaatgtagcttTGATGATAGAACGCTAGCTTAGATGCAGGGagcacaggttcaattcccagcagtgtGTGAATCTGGCATAAGAGCACATGTgactcaggctgaccttgaatttgatTGAAAGCTGAggttggtcttgaattcctgatcctcctgcttctacctcctaagtgtGGGATTAGAGCACGTCTGTGTTTCTATCCTTATATAATAGCATATTTTCTTCAGCTTAGTAGAACCAacatattattactattttttgttggtttgttttgtttttcttggttctttccccccccccccccccccggagctggggaccgaacccagggccttgcgcttcctaggcaagcactctaccactgagctaaatccccaacccctgttttgtttttcaagatagggtttctctgtgtagccctggctgttctggaactcagtctgtacaccaggctggccttgaactcagagatctgcctacctctgcctcccgtgtgctgggattaaagacatgtgccaccacctcctggctgaACCAAAACATAATATACAGTTAACATACAGAATTGTCAGGATATGTTACTCTTTTTGTGTTCTCTATGATTTTGAACTGTAGAGTGTATCCTACACTTACAGCCATCTAAGTGATGGCTGGGCATTTCAGCAGCTCTACATGACTGTTGTTCACTCGGACCAGAAGAGTCAGGGCTGATGTCAGATAGAGCTGTAGTTCAGGCAGGAGTTGATGATGTCATGAGCAATGTAGAGAAGTCTTTTttgtctttaaagatttatttgtttatcttatGGACACAAGATATGAGTGCACTTTTGcaatcttcagacacaccagaagagggccttgggtcccattacagatggttgtgagccaccatgtggttgctgggaattgaactcaggacctttggaagagcagtcagtgctcttaaccactgagccatctctccagccctagaaagaTCTTAGAGTCCATGTTTTAGGGGAAGAGTCTGAGGCAGAGCTGGGTGAATGGTCAAGGCCAAGGCATTGATGGGAGATATGGTATCTACCTAGGATCCACACTATGTTGGCTATGACTTTGTGCTgtcatgaggcaggaggatgggctCAGTGCTTGCCTGTGGGACTGGGCTAATATGAATGGGAGATCTCAAGAGCTACGTTTAATAAACCCAGGTTCCTATGTAGCCCCCAAAGTGATGTGTACTTGAGGCTGGATAGACCAGCCAAATGTAGGACCACCTAGTGGAGCTTGAGGGCACTTTCCCCAGTCCCTACTGACCTTACTCTCACCCTCAGTATAAGGGAGGAGAAGCCACCCTGTGAACATGGCCCCTATGAAGCCAGTAGAGAAGCAGCCCCTTAGCCTTACAGACCCAGCTGTGGTGCCACCCGTGTGTCATGGCTGATATGCCCACCTGTTGTCTGAGTTCACAGAAGCTGCGCCAGGACATCCTGCTCATGAAGCCATACTTTATCACCTGCAAGGAGGCCATGGAGGCACGACTGCTGCTGCAGGTCAGACTGCTAGAAGGACCTGTCTCAGGTGGCCAGGGTGACGGAGCACTTCATGCTCAGATTCCTCAGATAACCCTGTAGCTCTAGATACATTGTACTTCTAGTAGCCTTTTGAACGCTCTCTTCTGGGGATGTTACATCTGTAATAAACTGGCAGACATTTTACACAACAGCAGTATTCTCTGAGGAGCTTGGTTTTTCCAAACTAAAGATAAATAATTACCATGTTTAGCCTTAGGTAAATGGCCTTGAGTTTAGCCTCCTCTAGCAGGTTGAACAAAAtgcaaggttttttttgtttgttttttttgagacagggtttctttgtgtagccctggctatcctgggactcaccctgtagatcaggttggcctcaaactcacagagatcacctgcttctgcctcctaagtgctgggattaaaggtgtgcactcaGGCACGCACGGCACGCGTGCACGCACGTACGTacgtaccaccatgcctggccaaaaTACAAGCTTTAAGACTCACTGCTTTGATCAATAAGTGATCTCAGACGCTGGCCTAAGTTTATGGGGAACAGTGAGCAAAACAGGCTCTTGGAGAGTGGCCAGTGGTCCAGGAAGGCAAGGGAAATAGGCAGTATGTCACGGTGTGACTGCTGTGTACAGAAGGAAGCAGGGCAAGGGGTGCGTACAACCAGAAGGTTTTAAACAGACCAGAAGGAGGCAGGATGGCAGGGGGAAGTCATGGAGAAAGGTTGGGAGCACTGACCCACTGTGGCTCTAGGGGCATCGCAGGTGTGTGAAATGGGGTACGGGGCATATAGATTAGGAAATGTTATCTTGGCCATATCTTGCCCCTAGCTTCTCCAGAATCTGGAGGTCCCTAAATGGACACCCTATGTAACTTGGTGGGTTCCACGAGAACCCTGGGCCCTGACAACAGGAGTGGCCGCGGGTGGcaagtcgggggggggggggaccttgCTCTGCATTGGTGGTAACACCTGCTGGGTCCTCGCAGCTACAAGACCGACAGCATTTTGTGGAGAACGATGAGATGTACTCCATCCAGGACCTCTTGGAGGTGCACATGGGCCGACTCAGCTGCTCGCTAACTGAGATCCACACGATCTTCGCCAAGCACATCAAACTAGACTGTGAGGTGGGTCTCCCTGTCCCCGCTGCAATGGTGGCTCTATCTAGAGGAGACTCTAAGCAGTTGTCCCCCAGTCCCGAGAGCCAGGATCAGCCAGTGCATTCCTGGCCTGACTTGGCACTTCCTTGCCAGTCATTACACCGATTCCCTTTTCAACAGCGGTGCCAAGCCAAGGGGTTCGTCTGCGAACTCTGCAAAGAAGGTGATGTGCTGTTCCCGTTCGACAGCCATACATCTGTGTGCAACGACTGTTCAGCTGTCTTCCacaggtgggtgtggccttagCTCACTCTGGGGCGGTGCTGAGGCTCCTCCCCATTTTCTAAGCAGAATGCCTTCCCTTGTCCTTGGCTGCAGCTGGTCTTGTGGAGCCTTGCGCtgctgcgggggtgggggtgggggtgggaggtgagggggtgggggagtgggacgACGACGATGGACAGACggatggggcggggggggggggcacggaCAGACGACACGGAGGTGGGGCTTTTGCTGTCTTTCTTTCAGAGGTCTTGACTGGAGTTAGGCCCTGATGTCTGTGTCTAAACTAAAAGCTCTATTAAGGGGCTGGGAATGTAGCCTAGCATCCATGAAATCttgggtttgatttctagcacgGAATAGAGCTAGGCCTAGTGGTAAACACATGCAATCTTTTTGTTTACATAACTCATaatgattataataataattattattatttaattttttttctgacaattcctcatcccattcctcctcccccctgcCCTCGCagctccaagaggatgcccccaccccacccccaccttgacACCTATAATCTTATCACTTGTGATGCAGAAGTTCAGTCATCTTAGGCTACATAGGAAGTTTGATGCtgacctgggctacatgagaccctctttttgttttttgtttttttaaagatttatttatttattatatatgagtacaatgtagctgtcttcagacacaccagaagagggcatcagatcctattacagatggttgtgagctaccatgtggttgctgggatttgaactcaggacctctggaagagcagtcagcgctcttcatcgttgagccatctctccagcccgtgagaCCTTCTTTGAAGGAAAACCAAGTTCCATTAGGAATGAATGCCTACCTGTGCCGGGCCGCTGCAGCCTAACTTATTCCAGAGTAACCTCTGAAGCCCTCCTGGCGCCAAGTTGCTCACAGCGTCCACTTACTGCTTAGTTCTGTACCTACATTAAAGTTACTCTTTCCGGCTCAGCGTAGACCGGGTGGGCCCGAACGTTAAGTGATAAGGAGTCTGCAGAGCCATGCAGACTCACAGTCATACCTCGACACACAGTTTGGAAAACAAGGGAAGAAAGCTTCCTAGTGTTGATAAGTTATAGTCATGGCTGAATAAGTGAGAGCTAgagggctgacaagatggctgggcaggtaaaggagcttgctgctaaGCCCAGTTACTCGAGTTCGATCCTACAACCCACATGGTGGGGAGAGAACCACCTCCTACCCGTTTTCCATGGGTGCATCACAGCAGGCACGTGTGTGCTTTTGCGTGTGCAGATACACACGTGTACAGATTACGACGAGGCCTGAGTGTGGCTGACCCTGGGTCTTTAGTAGAAGGCAGCAGCTACGTACCAGGCTTTGCGGTAAATCCTGCTCGGAGGCCGATTTTGCTTCTGCCCTGTGGCAGGAGCCTCTCTGAAGTTGTAGGAAGATACTAAGGCCTCGGGAGGAAGCTTTTCTGGGCAGCACCCAGCCTGTCTTTCTAACCTCAGGGACTGTTACTACGACAACTCGACCACGTGCCCCAAGTGTGCCCGACTCACCTTGAGAAAGCAGTCGCTATTCCAGGAGCCTGGTCTGGACGTGGATGCCTAGAACACTTGACAAGAATGCCGGGCACCATATCTGCCCCTCCGGCTGTCGCCTACTGGCCTTGCCCACCAGATGTGCATTTGACTCTGGAGACCCCTGAGTGCATCCTCTGGGCCTCTTCGACTCTTTTGGGCCAGAAGGGAGTGACTGGTGGCCACCAGGACTCATTCCTCAGGTGCTTGCTGAGACTTGGAGCGTGCATACCTGGCTGTTTAGTGGGCGTGCTGCTATAAGGGGTCAACGTGCCCCATTGTAGGACTCCTTAGGCAGAGGCGCCTGGGTGTGGCTCTCCAGGAAAGTGGGGGAGTCACTCTCCTATGGCACAGAGCCCTCCAGGCCTTTAAAACCAATCCTTCTGCACCATAGAGATGGCCTTGTTCCTGTCTAGGACACCCTTACAACTCGTCAGAAACTTCGGTGAGATCAGAGGATGCCTCCTGACTGAGTTTTATCTCTGCTGAGGAAGACTTAGGTTCTCAGAGGATCCCAACTCTCTTGGTACCTTGTCTCCTTAGGGACGCCCTGCTTTCTCTGACTGGGGCTGTTCACAACGGTGTCCCATGGGCCCTGCCCAGCATCCTGAGAGTCCTCCTCACCATCCTTAATCTGTCAGTCACGTGTGCTGCCCCACCCCTTTTGTACAATAGGGAGCGAAGGGGTCTGCGGCGATGCTCTCGGCAGACGCACCTGCTTCTGCCACAGCCTAGTCCACTTTATCCTGGTGCTCTGAGCTGGGCAGCTAGGAACCCAGCCTAAGGAAGAAAGTTCAGCCTTCAGTTCCCGTAGATGGGACTGTATCCAGGGAGGAGGTTCTAGGCCAGCTGAACCTATCAGTCATCATTGGCCTGTGTGACATTTGGGAGATTAAAGTTTCCCACAGAGGGCTCTGCTCTGCTGCTGCAGTGGTCTGGTTGAAGGCAACCAGTTGTTGGGTGGTGACATAGGGAGCCTGAGGCCAAGAGCTGGGAATATTTGCTAGACCCAACAGGAGGTCCATGGTCCCTGCAGGAAGGTCCAGGCTTTGAAGGCGAAAGGACCTACACCTCCCGTGAGGCACGTTTCACCTCCGTGCACACCCCCCTTAAATCCTACGGGGGAAGATGTGTGGAGATGAGGGCGTCTCAAAATActgctctgtctgtcttcctgggaAGCAGGAGTTGATTGCATCAGCCCCTTGCTCCTTGCCGGTGAATCGCTGTTGACACACAAAAGCATGGTGGGCAGAGGCCAGGGCGTGTCATAACGTGGATTTCCTTCACCTTTAATGAGGCACAAGAAGGGACTCCTCCACTGCCCAGTCGAAGCTCAGCTTACTCTCGAGTTCGagggatggatggacggatggatggacggacacaCCGCCACCTCCTCCTCACTCCTCTTTTCCATTAGGTGGCTTCACTCACGCTGtcttttctgtttcagttccCCCATCTGGGAAATGTTGAGAAAGTGGAGCTGACCTGCCTCAGGGTGAAAGGTCAGGAGTCCTTTGCGTGTGATGTGGGTCAATAGCGGTCCCCCTGTCTCGCTTCCCCTTTGGCGTTAGAGAGGGTCTTAAAACCAAATGCCTGTTCCCCCCACCCTCAAGTCTGTGTTCCCTGCCATTGTATCACATCTGTCCTGAGGCTGTTGGCCCTTCCTGAGCCTCCTGTGTAATCAACATCACGTTTCCAACTATAAACCATAGTGTCTAAAGAAAATGTTACCCGTCTGGCATTTATTGAACAAAGCTTTGGGCCCCCTCTTAGAGCACACTCCAAACCTCCTTCCTCCATACCTCTCTCCTACCATTGCCTTCAGGATGACGAATCATCCTGTGAGTCCCCAGCTTGGTACGAAGAGTCTAGCCAGCAGCAAAAACCCATTCGCGCGGCTGGCCCTTTTGGAAGAGTATACCCAATGGTATCCATCATGGAACTAGGTTGGCAATGTGGAGGCCTGGTCACAACTGTGGTCTTGGTCTCATTATATATAtgggattttatatatatatacatgcatatatatatatacacacacacatatatatacacacacacacatatacacatacatatgtatatatacacatacatacatatgtatatatttattttatattacatatatacacattatatatatggGACATCTAGATTTGTATATGGTGGTGAATCTGGTGTAAAGCAGAGTTACACACAAGCCAGTTACAAGTTTAGGAAAACATCCTAACCTTCCATAGTTCATGGGTTTGAGTATGATTTTTGGGTGAAAATAATATTTAGGGATTCATTGagggaaatctttttttttttcttttttctttttttcggagctggggaccgaacccagggccttgcgcttgctaggcaagtgctctaccactgagctaaatccccaaccccaaggaaaaTCTTTAGGTGGGTGTTAGACAAGGTCCAAGCCTGCTCTGCCAATATATAGAGAAATTCCCCCAAGGAAGATCAATTTTGGTCCTCCTCTGGGTGAGACTGGACGCCCGCACATGCACCCTCGGGGTTTAGGGTCCAGGAATTATTCCGCTTGGACTTGGCACGGAGAGGATGCTGTGTAATAGCGATGTTTCTCTGGAGTCCCCGACTGGCTTGTGTGCTTTAATACAAGAGCCTCCAGTCGTGTGACCATGGCAGTTTCAACTAGGGTTCTACTTTCGCTCC from Rattus norvegicus strain BN/NHsdMcwi chromosome 19, GRCr8, whole genome shotgun sequence encodes the following:
- the Def8 gene encoding differentially expressed in FDCP 8 homolog isoform X1; the encoded protein is MEYDEKLVRFRQAHLNPFNKHLGPRHHEQEPNEKAQEVTSEDTLPELPAGEPEFCYSERMMDLGLSEDHFSRPVGLFLASDVQQLRQAIEECKQVILELPEQSEKQKDAVVRLIHLRLKLQELKDPNEEEPNIRVLLEHRFYKEKSKSVKQTCDKCNTIIWGLIQTWYTCTGCYYRCHSKCLNLISRPCVSSKVSHQAEYELNICPETGLDSQDYRCAECRAPISLRGVPSEARQCDYTGQYYCSHCHWNDLAVIPARVVHNWDFEPRKVSRCSMRYLALMVSRPVLRLREINPLLFNYVEELVEIRKLRQDILLMKPYFITCKEAMEARLLLQLQDRQHFVENDEMYSIQDLLEVHMGRLSCSLTEIHTIFAKHIKLDCERCQAKGFVCELCKEGDVLFPFDSHTSVCNDCSAVFHRDCYYDNSTTCPKCARLTLRKQSLFQEPGLDVDA